Proteins from a genomic interval of Mesobacillus sp. S13:
- a CDS encoding TetR/AcrR family transcriptional regulator has protein sequence MEQRRAEILKAAEKVFIEYGYERATMKHIMDAANVSRGGLYQYFSNKEAVFETILEEGLSLELDETLEMLKENATSYWDMLMKTIFGEGGEPDDEMDPLAPAKLEYFIIGRNDEHRRAYGKTRYNNGLSIYANIINDGQRNGEFSTRFDNEIVARSIIAFIDGLAVEDAMLSREDLKIKEQSILFVQYLKMALGISEHSSHGK, from the coding sequence ATGGAACAGCGTCGAGCTGAAATTCTGAAAGCGGCAGAGAAAGTTTTCATTGAATATGGTTATGAGCGGGCCACGATGAAGCACATCATGGACGCTGCGAATGTCAGCAGAGGCGGGCTGTATCAATATTTTTCAAATAAAGAGGCAGTGTTCGAAACGATTCTTGAAGAAGGCTTATCGCTGGAATTGGATGAGACATTGGAGATGTTAAAGGAAAATGCGACATCTTATTGGGATATGCTCATGAAAACCATCTTTGGCGAGGGCGGGGAGCCTGATGATGAAATGGATCCTTTAGCCCCGGCAAAACTTGAGTATTTTATCATCGGAAGAAATGATGAGCACAGGAGAGCATACGGAAAAACACGATACAATAATGGCTTGAGTATTTATGCCAATATTATCAATGACGGGCAAAGAAATGGTGAATTCAGCACGAGGTTTGACAATGAAATCGTTGCGCGTTCGATCATTGCGTTCATTGACGGCCTAGCGGTGGAGGACGCGATGTTATCGAGAGAAGATTTGAAAATCAAAGAGCAATCCATCTTGTTTGTACAGTATTTAAAAATGGCCTTGGGAATCAGTGAGCATTCGAGTCATGGAAAATAA
- the gatC gene encoding Asp-tRNA(Asn)/Glu-tRNA(Gln) amidotransferase subunit GatC codes for MSRISEEQVKHVAHLARLAITEKEAKMLTDQLDKIITYAEQLNELNTDNVEPTAHVLEIKNVMREDRAKEGLPREEVLKNAPEHQDGQIKVPGIIE; via the coding sequence ATGTCAAGGATTTCTGAGGAACAGGTGAAGCATGTTGCACACCTGGCGAGATTGGCGATTACGGAAAAGGAAGCAAAAATGCTGACGGACCAGCTGGATAAAATCATTACATATGCTGAGCAGTTGAATGAGCTGAATACGGATAATGTTGAGCCCACTGCACATGTGCTTGAAATAAAGAATGTCATGCGGGAAGACCGTGCAAAAGAGGGCCTTCCGCGTGAAGAGGTTTTAAAGAATGCGCCTGAGCACCAGGATGGACAGATCAAAGTGCCAGGAATTATAGAGTAG
- the gatA gene encoding Asp-tRNA(Asn)/Glu-tRNA(Gln) amidotransferase subunit GatA, whose product MSLFEHKISELHELIHKRDLSVSDLVDESFKRIGEVEGKVQAFLTLDEENARAAAKALDDKAIQNVPTSKLYGLPIGIKDNIVTKGLRTTAASKILENFDPIYDATVTQKLKQAETVTIGKLNMDEFAMGSSNENSGFKKTLNPWNLDRVPGGSSGGSAASVAAGEVLFSLGSDTGGSIRQPASFCGVVGMKPTYGLVSRFGLIAFASSLDQIGPITRNVEDNAFLLKAIAGHDEMDSTSAKVDIPDYIASLTGDIKGLRIAVPKEYLGEGVNEEVRKSVRDALIILERLGATWEEVSLPHSKYALATYYLLSSSEASANLARFDGVRYGYRSPNAENLLEMYKMTREEGFGEEVKRRIMLGTFALSSGYYDAYYKKAQKVRTLIKQDFEKVFEQYDVIIGPTAPTPAFKLGENTRDPMTMYANDILTIPVNLAGVPAISVPCGFDKGLPLGLQIIGRHFDESTVYKVAHAFEQATDFHKQKPEL is encoded by the coding sequence ATGAGTTTATTTGAACACAAGATATCGGAGCTTCATGAGCTTATACATAAAAGAGATCTAAGCGTTTCCGACCTGGTCGATGAATCGTTTAAGCGGATTGGCGAGGTCGAAGGCAAAGTCCAGGCATTTTTAACATTGGATGAAGAAAACGCAAGGGCAGCGGCGAAGGCATTGGATGATAAGGCTATCCAAAATGTGCCAACAAGTAAGTTATACGGACTGCCGATTGGCATCAAGGACAATATCGTCACAAAGGGCCTGCGCACGACGGCAGCGAGCAAGATTCTCGAAAACTTTGATCCTATTTACGATGCGACGGTCACACAGAAGCTGAAGCAAGCGGAAACAGTGACGATCGGCAAGCTGAACATGGACGAATTCGCGATGGGATCCTCAAACGAAAACTCCGGTTTTAAAAAGACTCTTAACCCATGGAATCTTGACCGGGTGCCAGGTGGTTCTTCTGGCGGTTCGGCTGCTTCAGTTGCTGCAGGTGAAGTGTTGTTCTCTTTGGGCTCTGATACAGGCGGGTCGATTCGCCAGCCGGCTTCTTTCTGCGGTGTGGTAGGCATGAAGCCAACTTACGGACTGGTTTCCCGCTTTGGATTGATCGCATTTGCGTCTTCTTTGGACCAAATCGGCCCAATCACTCGCAATGTAGAAGACAATGCATTTTTGTTAAAAGCAATCGCGGGACACGATGAAATGGATTCAACTTCCGCAAAAGTGGACATCCCTGACTATATCGCTTCATTGACTGGCGATATCAAGGGCTTAAGAATCGCTGTGCCTAAGGAGTATCTTGGCGAAGGTGTCAACGAAGAAGTGCGCAAGTCAGTAAGGGATGCGCTTATTATCCTTGAGCGTCTCGGAGCGACTTGGGAAGAGGTTTCCCTGCCACACTCGAAGTATGCCCTGGCGACTTATTACTTGCTGTCATCTTCCGAAGCATCTGCCAACCTGGCGCGCTTTGACGGCGTCCGCTATGGCTACCGTTCACCGAATGCTGAGAATCTGCTCGAAATGTACAAGATGACACGCGAGGAAGGCTTCGGTGAGGAAGTTAAGCGCCGGATCATGCTTGGTACGTTCGCGCTGAGCTCTGGTTATTATGATGCTTATTATAAAAAAGCACAGAAGGTCCGCACGCTGATCAAGCAGGACTTTGAGAAAGTGTTCGAGCAATATGATGTCATTATTGGTCCTACTGCACCTACGCCGGCATTCAAACTTGGCGAGAACACAAGAGACCCGATGACAATGTATGCGAATGATATTCTGACGATCCCGGTCAACCTTGCAGGTGTGCCGGCGATTTCGGTCCCTTGCGGCTTTGACAAAGGTCTGCCGCTTGGCCTGCAAATTATCGGACGTCATTTCGATGAAAGCACTGTATATAAAGTTGCCCATGCATTCGAGCAGGCAACAGATTTCCATAAACAAAAACCTGAGCTGTAA
- the gatB gene encoding Asp-tRNA(Asn)/Glu-tRNA(Gln) amidotransferase subunit GatB: MKFETVIGLEVHVELKTESKIFSASPNHFGAEPNTNTSVIDLGYPGVLPVVNKKAVEYAMKAAMALNCEVAEHTKFDRKNYFYPDNPKAYQISQFDKPIGEHGWIEIEVNGYKKKIGITRIHMEEDAGKLTHGNGYSLVDYNRQGTPLVEIVSEPDIRTPDEAYAYLEKLKSIIQYTGVSDCKMEEGSLRCDANISIRPVGQKEFGTKTELKNLNSFNFVRRGLEYEEKRQEEEILAGREIQQETRRFDEATNTTLLMRVKEGSDDYRYFPEPDLPDLYIDEEWKARVRAEIPELPDQRKKQYVEEMGLPAYDAEVLTVSKEMADFFESAVKAGADPKQASNWLMGEFSAYLKAESKELHETALTPEGLAGLIKLIENGTISSKIAKQVFKELVENGGDPEKIVKEKGLVQISDEGELLKIITEIIDANPQSVEDFKGGKDKAKGFLVGQIMKATKGQANPPLVNKLLVEELNKR, translated from the coding sequence ATGAAGTTTGAAACGGTAATTGGCCTTGAGGTCCATGTTGAATTAAAAACAGAATCAAAAATCTTTTCGGCGAGTCCGAACCATTTTGGTGCTGAGCCGAATACAAATACAAGCGTAATTGACCTTGGATACCCTGGAGTACTGCCGGTCGTGAATAAAAAAGCGGTTGAGTACGCTATGAAAGCCGCTATGGCTTTGAACTGCGAAGTCGCGGAGCATACGAAATTCGACCGCAAGAACTATTTTTACCCGGACAACCCGAAGGCGTACCAGATTTCCCAGTTCGACAAACCGATTGGGGAGCATGGCTGGATTGAGATCGAAGTTAATGGCTATAAAAAGAAAATTGGCATCACCCGTATCCATATGGAAGAGGATGCCGGCAAGCTGACACATGGCAACGGCTATTCCCTTGTTGATTACAACCGTCAGGGAACGCCGCTTGTTGAGATCGTATCGGAGCCCGATATACGCACTCCGGATGAGGCATATGCTTATCTTGAGAAGTTAAAGTCGATCATTCAATATACGGGCGTATCGGATTGTAAAATGGAAGAGGGGTCTCTTCGCTGTGATGCAAACATCTCGATCAGGCCGGTCGGGCAAAAGGAATTCGGCACGAAGACGGAGCTTAAGAACTTGAACTCCTTCAACTTTGTCCGCAGAGGTCTTGAGTACGAGGAAAAGCGTCAGGAAGAGGAAATCCTCGCTGGCCGTGAGATCCAGCAGGAAACGCGCCGCTTTGATGAAGCGACGAATACCACTCTGCTAATGCGTGTTAAAGAAGGATCTGACGATTATCGTTATTTCCCTGAACCGGATCTCCCGGATCTTTACATCGATGAAGAGTGGAAGGCAAGAGTCCGTGCTGAAATCCCTGAACTGCCAGATCAGCGGAAAAAGCAATATGTCGAGGAGATGGGACTGCCAGCTTATGATGCAGAAGTTTTAACCGTATCGAAAGAGATGGCTGACTTCTTCGAGTCTGCCGTTAAAGCAGGAGCCGATCCAAAGCAGGCGTCCAACTGGCTGATGGGTGAATTCTCAGCCTACTTGAAAGCAGAATCAAAAGAGCTGCATGAAACAGCACTGACTCCTGAAGGGCTTGCCGGCTTGATCAAGCTGATCGAGAATGGAACGATTTCCTCCAAAATCGCCAAGCAGGTATTCAAGGAATTGGTCGAAAACGGCGGCGACCCGGAAAAAATCGTTAAAGAGAAGGGACTTGTCCAAATCTCCGACGAAGGCGAGCTGCTCAAGATCATCACTGAAATCATCGATGCAAACCCGCAATCAGTCGAAGACTTCAAAGGTGGCAAGGACAAAGCAAAAGGCTTCCTTGTCGGCCAAATCATGAAAGCAACAAAAGGCCAGGCGAACCCGCCGCTAGTAAACAAATTGCTAGTCGAAGAATTGAATAAGAGATAA
- a CDS encoding SMI1/KNR4 family protein, translating into MYNKILQKIDKLYQDDRKKLRTGTILYGNLYEDRWQTHIQKPLTFEELHSLEEEIGNVPDDFKEFLLTSNGCYLFDILRVAGKQDGYKGMTIEEQIHQPISFQNIPPYLRDRKRLDGLFVFADSMATGTFFVYNGEGQILQMDMRSFKPIDSYPNLMELLEEVFKEGERLVLNKDYLDFD; encoded by the coding sequence ATGTATAATAAAATCCTGCAAAAGATAGACAAGCTTTATCAAGATGACCGGAAAAAACTTAGGACTGGTACAATCCTATATGGAAATCTGTACGAAGACCGCTGGCAAACTCATATCCAAAAACCATTGACCTTTGAAGAGTTACATTCACTCGAAGAAGAGATAGGCAATGTGCCGGATGACTTTAAAGAATTCCTGTTAACGTCTAATGGCTGCTACTTGTTTGATATATTGAGGGTCGCAGGCAAACAGGACGGTTATAAAGGGATGACCATCGAGGAGCAGATTCATCAGCCAATTTCATTTCAAAATATCCCACCTTATTTACGCGATAGAAAACGCCTGGATGGCTTATTTGTGTTTGCGGATTCGATGGCCACCGGAACATTCTTTGTCTATAACGGAGAAGGCCAAATCCTTCAAATGGATATGAGGAGTTTTAAGCCAATTGATTCTTATCCAAATTTGATGGAATTACTGGAAGAAGTGTTCAAGGAAGGCGAGAGATTGGTTTTGAATAAGGACTATCTTGATTTTGATTAA
- the putP gene encoding sodium/proline symporter PutP: MSNEMYQIIAIGIYMAAMLYIGWYSYKKTSNLTDYMLGGRSLGPAVTALSAGAADMSGWLLMGLPGGIYVSGLANAWIAIGLTVGAYLNWLYVAPRLRSYTHVANDSITIPSFLENRFKDDTKLLRIVSGIVILLFFTFYVSSGMVAGAVFFESSFGLDYHTGLVLVSAVVVAYTLFGGFLAVSYTDFIQGMMMLLALLLVPIIGFAKTGGPAETFDTIRSIDPTLLDLFKGTTVLGIISTAAWGLGYFGQPHIITRFMAITSIKETKSARRIGMGWMIFSLIGAVLTALIGLAYFTQNPDVKLDNPEAVFIVLGQIFFHPLFAGLMLAAVLAAIMSTISSQLIVTSSALTEDLYKILFKKEKSDKQYVFFGRLAVLVVAIIAAALAWVQNDTILGLVAYAWAGFGAAFGPIIILSLYWKKMTNWGAILGMIAGATTVVIWSNFGLSDVMYEIVPGFIINLIISVVVSLVTSKPNPEIEKEFDMSVENLKS; this comes from the coding sequence ATGTCCAATGAAATGTATCAAATCATTGCCATAGGGATCTACATGGCCGCGATGCTTTATATCGGCTGGTATTCCTATAAAAAGACTAGCAATCTGACTGACTACATGCTTGGCGGCAGATCGCTTGGTCCGGCAGTCACAGCGCTAAGCGCCGGTGCGGCTGACATGAGCGGCTGGCTCTTGATGGGTCTTCCAGGAGGAATTTATGTAAGCGGTTTAGCGAATGCATGGATTGCCATCGGATTGACCGTCGGCGCTTATCTTAACTGGCTTTATGTAGCACCTCGACTTCGCTCATACACCCATGTGGCGAATGACTCCATCACGATTCCAAGCTTCCTGGAAAACCGTTTTAAAGATGATACAAAGCTTTTAAGAATTGTATCCGGAATTGTTATTCTTCTATTTTTTACTTTCTACGTTTCCTCCGGAATGGTCGCCGGAGCTGTTTTCTTCGAAAGTTCTTTCGGCCTCGATTATCATACCGGCTTGGTGCTCGTTTCCGCAGTCGTCGTTGCTTACACATTATTCGGCGGATTCCTGGCAGTAAGTTATACCGATTTCATCCAGGGAATGATGATGCTCCTTGCCCTTCTGCTCGTGCCGATTATCGGCTTTGCAAAAACAGGGGGACCTGCTGAAACGTTCGATACCATCCGTTCAATCGACCCGACATTGCTTGATTTATTCAAAGGCACGACTGTACTTGGTATCATATCAACTGCAGCATGGGGTCTTGGCTACTTCGGCCAGCCACATATCATCACCCGTTTCATGGCAATCACTTCAATAAAAGAAACAAAGAGTGCAAGAAGAATCGGTATGGGCTGGATGATCTTCTCATTAATCGGGGCTGTCCTGACAGCTTTAATCGGCCTTGCTTATTTCACACAAAATCCTGATGTGAAGCTGGATAACCCAGAGGCAGTCTTCATCGTCCTCGGACAAATCTTCTTCCATCCGTTGTTCGCCGGCCTCATGCTGGCAGCCGTCCTCGCTGCAATCATGAGCACAATTTCGTCCCAGTTGATCGTTACATCCAGCGCACTGACTGAGGACTTATACAAAATTTTATTCAAAAAAGAGAAATCTGATAAGCAATACGTATTCTTCGGACGATTGGCCGTACTCGTAGTAGCGATCATCGCTGCTGCACTTGCATGGGTGCAGAACGACACGATCCTTGGCCTGGTTGCATATGCATGGGCCGGTTTTGGCGCAGCGTTCGGACCAATCATCATCCTGAGCCTGTATTGGAAGAAGATGACCAACTGGGGCGCGATCCTCGGTATGATTGCCGGTGCCACTACAGTTGTCATCTGGAGCAATTTCGGCCTTAGCGATGTCATGTACGAAATCGTCCCAGGCTTCATTATCAACCTGATCATTTCTGTTGTTGTCAGCTTGGTAACTTCCAAACCAAACCCTGAGATTGAAAAAGAATTTGATATGAGTGTTGAAAACTTAAAATCTTAA
- the plsY gene encoding glycerol-3-phosphate 1-O-acyltransferase PlsY: MTWICLLAAYLVGSIPTALLIGKYFFHVDIRDHGSKNPGATNTLRVMGKRAAIVVLLVDVAKGMLATSLPMIFDTPVEPLYAGLIAVIGHCFPIFAGFRGGKAIATTAGALLIVDIGMFLAVYVTFFAVILLTKYVFMGSISVGIAMLVYSFFSPEIDEPFIFTAFILFLIFLHRSNLQNFFDGKEPKINDKKVKGDRLPPKDLKM; the protein is encoded by the coding sequence ATGACTTGGATCTGTCTTTTGGCAGCATATTTGGTTGGTTCCATTCCTACAGCATTATTGATTGGCAAATATTTTTTCCATGTGGATATCAGGGATCACGGCAGCAAAAACCCTGGCGCGACGAATACATTGCGGGTCATGGGGAAGCGTGCCGCGATTGTCGTGCTTCTTGTGGATGTCGCAAAAGGGATGCTGGCGACTTCTCTTCCGATGATTTTCGATACTCCTGTTGAGCCGCTATATGCTGGCTTGATTGCCGTCATTGGCCACTGCTTCCCGATTTTCGCCGGATTCCGCGGAGGCAAGGCAATCGCCACGACAGCAGGGGCGCTGCTGATTGTTGACATCGGAATGTTCCTGGCTGTATATGTGACCTTCTTTGCGGTCATTTTACTTACCAAATATGTGTTCATGGGTTCGATTTCAGTGGGAATCGCGATGCTCGTTTATTCCTTTTTCTCTCCGGAAATTGATGAACCATTTATCTTTACTGCTTTTATTTTATTTTTAATTTTCCTCCATCGTTCGAATCTGCAAAACTTTTTTGACGGCAAGGAACCGAAAATCAATGATAAAAAAGTGAAAGGTGACCGCCTTCCTCCAAAAGACCTTAAGATGTAA
- a CDS encoding diacylglycerol kinase: MKRARIIYNPTSGREVFKKHLAEVLVKLENAGYETSCHATTGEGDATQAARIAVERRYDLVIAAGGDGTINEVINGIAEQEYRPKIGVIPVGTTNDFARALHIPRDIEAAVDIIVRGETIPVDVGRINDKYFINIAGGGRLTELTYEVPSKLKTMLGQLAYYLKGIEMLPSIRASEVSIEYDGKLFEGEVMMFLVGLTNSVGGFERLAPNSSINDGLFSLLILKKTNLADFIRIASLAVRGEHINDPGVIYTQANRIKVQSKETVQLNLDGEYGGNLPAEFENLFRHIQVYVPLDEIRPEDRPENLELNFKAE, encoded by the coding sequence ATGAAAAGAGCAAGAATCATTTATAATCCGACTTCAGGTCGTGAAGTTTTTAAAAAGCATCTTGCTGAGGTCCTGGTGAAGCTGGAGAATGCCGGCTATGAGACTTCATGCCATGCAACGACAGGCGAAGGGGACGCGACGCAGGCAGCAAGGATAGCGGTCGAGCGACGCTATGACCTGGTGATTGCGGCTGGCGGAGATGGCACGATCAATGAAGTGATCAATGGAATCGCTGAACAGGAATACCGCCCGAAAATCGGTGTGATTCCGGTCGGCACAACGAATGACTTTGCACGCGCACTCCATATCCCAAGGGATATCGAGGCTGCGGTCGACATCATTGTTAGAGGCGAAACAATTCCGGTCGATGTAGGCCGAATCAACGATAAATATTTCATCAATATCGCAGGCGGTGGCAGACTGACGGAGCTGACATATGAAGTGCCAAGCAAACTCAAGACAATGCTAGGCCAGCTAGCCTATTATCTAAAAGGGATCGAGATGCTGCCATCCATCCGTGCTTCTGAGGTAAGCATTGAGTATGATGGAAAGCTGTTTGAAGGCGAAGTCATGATGTTTCTTGTCGGACTGACAAATTCTGTTGGAGGTTTCGAACGTCTGGCACCAAACTCTTCAATCAATGATGGATTATTTTCATTATTGATTTTGAAAAAGACAAACTTGGCCGATTTTATCAGAATCGCCTCGCTCGCAGTCCGCGGTGAGCATATCAATGACCCAGGTGTGATTTACACACAGGCAAACCGTATCAAGGTCCAATCGAAGGAAACGGTCCAATTGAACCTTGACGGTGAATACGGCGGCAACCTGCCAGCTGAATTCGAAAACCTGTTCAGGCACATTCAAGTTTATGTGCCCCTTGATGAAATCCGACCAGAAGACCGTCCCGAGAACCTGGAATTGAACTTTAAAGCAGAATAA
- a CDS encoding cysteine hydrolase family protein encodes MGKKALVNIDYTYDFVADDGRLTCGEPGQAIEEKLVGVTKEFIENGDYVVFAIDVHDEGDEFHPETKLYPPHNIRGTKGRDLYGSLQNVYEENKHLDHVYYIDKTRYSAFAGTDLEIKLRERGITEVHLVGVCTDICVLHTAVDAYNKGFKVIVYKDAVASFDQIGHEWSLRHFESSIGAEVK; translated from the coding sequence ATGGGGAAGAAGGCGTTGGTCAATATCGATTATACATATGACTTTGTTGCGGATGATGGCCGTCTGACTTGCGGAGAGCCAGGGCAGGCGATTGAAGAAAAGCTTGTCGGAGTGACAAAGGAGTTCATCGAAAATGGTGACTATGTTGTTTTCGCGATTGATGTCCATGATGAGGGCGATGAGTTCCATCCGGAAACAAAGCTGTATCCACCGCATAATATCCGCGGTACGAAGGGAAGGGACTTGTACGGAAGCCTGCAGAATGTTTATGAAGAGAATAAGCATCTCGATCATGTGTACTATATCGATAAAACGAGATATTCAGCGTTCGCCGGTACTGACCTGGAGATAAAACTTCGCGAGCGGGGAATCACTGAAGTCCATCTCGTCGGTGTGTGTACGGATATTTGTGTCCTTCATACAGCGGTGGATGCTTATAACAAAGGATTTAAGGTTATTGTTTATAAAGATGCTGTTGCTTCCTTTGACCAAATCGGCCATGAATGGTCGCTCCGTCATTTTGAGAGTTCGATTGGAGCGGAGGTCAAGTAA
- a CDS encoding nicotinate phosphoribosyltransferase, with protein sequence MSTKFRDDSLMLHTDLYQLNMMETYWRDDVHNRRAVFDLFFRKLPFGNGYAVFAGLEKIISYIENFGFTEDDIQYLREEGKFDEDFLAFLKDLRFTGSIRAMQEGEIVFANEPLVRVDAPLVQAQLIETALLNIVNYQTLIATKASRIKQVVKNEIAMEFGSRRAHEMDAALWGTRAAYVGGFDSTSNVRAGKLFGIPISGTHAHSMVQAYRDDYTAFKKYAETHRDCVFLVDTYDTLRSGVPNAIKVAKEFGDKINFIGIRLDSGDLAYLSKEARKMLDEAGFKDAKIVASSDLDEYTIMNLKAQGAKIDTWGVGTKLITAYEQAALGAVYKIVSVERADGTMEDTIKISSNPEKVTTPGIKNVYRIINKANNRSEGDYITLEGENPQQEKRLKMFHPVHTFISKFVTNFDARDLHHDIFNEGKLVYTQPSLEEVRQHSTYCLGVLWEEYTRMLNPEEYPVDLSQKCWDNKMRNIEEVKEKVMEMTGEKL encoded by the coding sequence ATGAGCACTAAATTCAGAGACGACAGCTTGATGCTGCATACGGACTTATATCAATTGAATATGATGGAAACGTACTGGCGCGATGACGTTCACAATCGCCGCGCGGTGTTTGATTTATTTTTCCGGAAGCTTCCTTTTGGAAATGGCTATGCCGTTTTTGCCGGACTTGAAAAAATCATCAGCTATATCGAGAATTTTGGCTTCACAGAAGATGATATTCAATATTTGAGAGAGGAAGGAAAGTTCGATGAGGATTTCCTTGCCTTTTTAAAAGACCTGCGTTTTACAGGAAGTATCCGTGCGATGCAAGAGGGGGAGATTGTTTTTGCCAATGAGCCCCTGGTAAGGGTAGATGCACCACTGGTTCAAGCGCAATTGATTGAAACGGCCCTGCTTAATATCGTCAACTACCAGACGTTGATTGCGACAAAGGCTTCACGGATCAAACAGGTGGTAAAGAACGAAATCGCGATGGAGTTCGGCAGCCGCCGTGCACATGAAATGGATGCTGCACTCTGGGGCACGCGTGCTGCATATGTTGGAGGCTTTGATTCTACCAGCAATGTACGTGCGGGAAAGTTATTCGGGATCCCGATTTCCGGAACGCATGCTCACTCAATGGTTCAGGCATACAGAGATGACTACACCGCGTTTAAAAAATATGCGGAAACGCACAGGGACTGCGTTTTCCTGGTCGATACATATGATACGCTGCGGTCAGGGGTGCCAAACGCGATCAAAGTGGCAAAGGAATTCGGCGATAAAATCAATTTCATCGGAATCCGTCTCGACAGCGGCGACCTTGCTTATCTTTCAAAGGAAGCTCGTAAAATGTTGGATGAAGCCGGCTTTAAAGATGCAAAAATCGTAGCATCCAGCGACCTGGATGAGTATACGATCATGAACCTGAAAGCCCAGGGTGCGAAAATCGATACTTGGGGAGTCGGGACGAAGCTGATCACAGCATACGAACAGGCTGCCCTTGGCGCTGTTTATAAAATCGTTTCAGTCGAGCGGGCAGACGGAACGATGGAGGACACAATCAAGATTTCGTCCAATCCGGAAAAAGTAACGACGCCTGGCATTAAAAATGTGTACAGAATCATCAACAAAGCCAACAATCGTTCAGAAGGGGACTACATCACGCTCGAAGGTGAAAATCCGCAGCAGGAAAAGCGGCTGAAGATGTTCCATCCAGTCCATACTTTTATCAGCAAATTCGTCACCAATTTCGACGCGAGGGATTTGCATCATGATATCTTCAATGAGGGCAAGCTTGTTTACACCCAGCCGAGCCTGGAAGAAGTCCGCCAACATTCAACATACTGCTTAGGCGTTCTTTGGGAAGAATACACACGGATGCTCAACCCCGAAGAATATCCAGTCGACCTCAGCCAAAAATGCTGGGATAACAAAATGCGCAATATAGAAGAAGTGAAAGAGAAGGTCATGGAGATGACTGGAGAAAAACTGTAA
- a CDS encoding RNA polymerase sigma factor, with protein MGDVNQDLNHELNIVYRYLLKQGIAHVDAEDIVQETAYKYLLFNDSIQPAKTRSWLIRVALNFHYDQCRKLRRIELNMENEQHTSNSEEQPEAAILTKENRNELGELLSRLKPQYQELLLLKYQSGLSYQEIAQLLGISVSSVKTNLFRARQRLAKVLKEAAYDRE; from the coding sequence ATGGGAGATGTAAATCAAGATCTTAATCATGAGCTGAACATTGTCTATCGGTACCTGCTGAAGCAGGGGATTGCCCATGTCGATGCAGAGGACATTGTTCAGGAAACCGCATATAAATACTTGCTTTTTAATGATTCGATCCAGCCGGCGAAAACCCGCAGCTGGCTGATTCGAGTAGCATTGAATTTCCATTATGACCAATGCCGGAAGCTTAGGCGAATCGAGCTTAATATGGAGAATGAACAGCACACATCCAATAGTGAGGAACAGCCTGAAGCAGCCATTTTAACAAAGGAAAATAGAAATGAGCTTGGAGAATTGCTGAGCCGGTTAAAGCCGCAATACCAGGAGTTATTATTATTGAAGTATCAGAGCGGGCTTTCTTACCAGGAAATAGCGCAATTATTAGGCATTAGTGTAAGTTCCGTCAAAACGAATTTGTTCAGGGCCAGGCAGCGTTTAGCTAAGGTATTAAAGGAGGCAGCCTATGACAGAGAATAA